Genomic window (Pieris rapae chromosome 4, ilPieRapa1.1, whole genome shotgun sequence):
aacttcaattttaaaattataaatttcctCAACAATATGATGAAACAACATAGTTGATACACATTGTACTTTAGAAGTACCTATATTTTtatccttttcatttaaactttttccataaaaataatttcaataacaaaCCAGTGTTCCATACCATAGCaccttacaatatttaaatattaaatttcatacaacatatcacaattaataaattgtttttcctAAATTAAGGATAAATATACCAAGAGACTAGTAGTGCCTGTTATGCCACTGGCATGCGTATGGCTATCCACCAGTTCCATTAAAATACTGAGCATGTTTTGTATATGGTGCTGCTATATGATAAGGCGGTGGCTGGCCTCGCATATAGCCAACATCAGGCCCATTAGGGCTGTGtctacttattatatttgggTCAGTAGAGGAAGCCGGTATTGCTTCATAtaaatcatacatattttgagGAAGCATTGGCTGTAAATGACCAAAGCTGCCATCATCAGATACCAAAGGTGTATTTGTCATACGATAGGGGTTTGTATCATTTGTGTGTCCAGTTGGAGAATACAATTCAGGTGATTGTGTAGCGACATATGTTGGGCTAGACGATGATATATCATACATATTGGCATTAGCTGAGGATGCTGTATGCATAGCTGTAGTAAAATGCAAGTCTTCTCTAGGGCTGGAAcggatgttattataatgaCTTATATTAGGCATTGTTGTTGAGCTTACAATTTGACTTACAGTATGTAACCGAGGACTTGGTAGTTGCCGAGTAACATTAGGGTGATAGTTAAAAACATCATAATTTTTACGGCCAAATAGCTTTTCTCTTGCTGATGAATAAGTTTCTCCCCGATATGTTGATTCATGGAAACTTTCGTCAGTTCTACCATAACATGTATCTTTTGGACTGTATATTCCATCACACCCAATATTGCTGTCCACCATACATCTTGAATCATATGAAGTATCCCTGAAATGTGATGCTAACAAAGATTCATCAGCACAATGCCTATCTTGTGAGCTGAGGCTTAATCTCTGCATTTGTTCACAAGATTCTTCAGTGCAATTTCGATAGCTATCTTCACAATTCAGTGGAAAGCTTTCGTGTTCTAAAAAATTACTGTGTTGGACTTGACAACTGGGGTTCCTACTTGGATCCTGCCGTATGTACTTGTCATTTTGACTAAAGCTATAGTGAGTAGGGGCCAGCGAATAAGTAgaagaatcatctttataattattgaccTCACTTACTTGATTCTCAGAGTATAATGCATGGTCTAcacttttatatgttttatcttGTTCTTGTGCAAGATCTAAGGGCTTATCATAAGTATTGTCAATAGGAAGATTATCATAAACAGACACATTCATGGGATCTTGAATTGTAGgatttgtattttctttgCCTGAAGAGCTTATATCTTGTTTCTGATTGTCTGTAGCAAATCTCTGCTGCAAGGTGGGAGTTATTTTTGCAGCTTTGATATGAACAGGGTTTTGCAATGGGGCAACATCTTGAGCTCCATCTTTGTGAATGTTTCTAGCATGTTTTGCCATAGCTCTAAGTTCTTTTGGGTAGGGAGTTGGAGCACGGCGCAACTGTCCACCCTTTTCTGGAACTTTTACTGTGGGCTTCATGTCAACAAAACTGATGTGTCTTACAGAATTTTGTGCATCACCAGTTTCAGGCTTCTGTTTTTCTATCTTTAACTCTATTGGTTCCAAGGGAACTTGAGGAAAAAGATAGCAGGTTAGGACTTGTTCATAAGTATGAGAATCCACCTCAGAGTGCATGGGTACCAATGGTTTACTTTGATTTTCAGAGAGCCACAGAGCAACTAAATTTTCACAA
Coding sequences:
- the LOC110993178 gene encoding protein lap1, with the translated sequence MPFNFLCCVRPGVEDIVELDYSHQSLTDVPTDVFIYERTLEKLLCQCNRITELPRQLFMCHGLKYLDLSDNELQAIPSAISSLVNLQYLNINRNTLASIPDSMKALKHLLFLDLSVNPLEKLPDTITNLIALQELYLNDTYLEYLPGNFGRLAHLRILELRDNYLMILPKSLSRSTELLRLDIGQNEFQQFPEVIGRFLKLKELWIDGNSFTSITSVIKPLENLVHLEASNNMIDELAPEIGYCIQLQDLCLSINNLTHLPDTIGKLSNLTSLKLDNNRLYSIPESIGQLKNLEELMLMSNYLDNLPSSIGLLRKLQYLNVDENMLRFIPPEIGSCSKLSVLSLRSNKLAKVPPEVGHLTSLRVLNLVRNSLSFLPQSLLNCENLVALWLSENQSKPLVPMHSEVDSHTYEQVLTCYLFPQVPLEPIELKIEKQKPETGDAQNSVRHISFVDMKPTVKVPEKGGQLRRAPTPYPKELRAMAKHARNIHKDGAQDVAPLQNPVHIKAAKITPTLQQRFATDNQKQDISSSGKENTNPTIQDPMNVSVYDNLPIDNTYDKPLDLAQEQDKTYKSVDHALYSENQVSEVNNYKDDSSTYSLAPTHYSFSQNDKYIRQDPSRNPSCQVQHSNFLEHESFPLNCEDSYRNCTEESCEQMQRLSLSSQDRHCADESLLASHFRDTSYDSRCMVDSNIGCDGIYSPKDTCYGRTDESFHESTYRGETYSSAREKLFGRKNYDVFNYHPNVTRQLPSPRLHTVSQIVSSTTMPNISHYNNIRSSPREDLHFTTAMHTASSANANMYDISSSSPTYVATQSPELYSPTGHTNDTNPYRMTNTPLVSDDGSFGHLQPMLPQNMYDLYEAIPASSTDPNIISRHSPNGPDVGYMRGQPPPYHIAAPYTKHAQYFNGTGG